One window from the genome of Glycine soja cultivar W05 chromosome 12, ASM419377v2, whole genome shotgun sequence encodes:
- the LOC114380206 gene encoding auxin-induced protein 6B-like produces the protein MGFRLPGIRKTSFSANKLASPKVMDVPKGYVAVYVGEKMRRFVIPVSYLNQPSFQDLLSQAEEDFGYHHPMGGLSIPCSEDVFQHITSCLN, from the coding sequence ATGGGTTTTCGTTTACCTGGAATCCGGAAGACATCATTTTCTGCAAACAAATTGGCATCTCCAAAAGTCATGGATGTGCCGAAGGGCTACGTTGCAGTCTATGTTGGAGAGAAAATGAGGCGGTTTGTGATTCCTGTATCATACTTGAACCAACCTTCATTCCAGGACTTGTTAAGTCAAGCTGAGGAAGATTTTGGATATCATCATCCAATGGGCGGCCTCTCAATTCCATGCAGTGAAGATGTATTCCAGCATATAACTTCTTGCTTGAATTGA
- the LOC114380207 gene encoding auxin-induced protein 6B-like has translation MGFRLPSIRKSLFAANHASSKAVDAPKGYLAVYVGEKMKRFVIPVSYLNQPSFQDLLSEAEEEFGYDHPMGGLTIPCSEDTFQRITSFLN, from the coding sequence ATGGGTTTTCGCTTACCAAGTATCAGAAAGTCATTATTTGCAGCAAATCATGCATCTTCAAAAGCGGTGGATGCACCAAAGGGTTATCTTGCAGTCTATGTTGGAGAGAAAATGAAGCGGTTTGTGATTCCTGTTTCATACTTGAACCAACCTTCATTTCAGGACTTGTTGAGTGAAGCTGAGGAAGAGTTTGGATATGATCATCCCATGGGTGGCCTCACAATTCCTTGCAGTGAAGATACCTTCCAACGTATAACTTCTTTCTTGAATTGA